The DNA window TCGCGCCATGGTCGATCCGACCGACTGACGATCATTAGACCATAAGACTTCCTGGCGAGAGCCTGGAGAGCACGCCTATGCGTGCAAGCCCAAACGCCGCTTGGGCAACGGCTTCCTGGCCCGTCGTGACGACGCGCCATTACCTCAGATGGAGCCCATCAAAATGGCTAAGCCGACGACGCAGAAATTCGGAGAATTCGTAATCGCCATCGGCGATGGCGCGAGCCCTGAAGTCTTTGCCGCACCCTGCGGACTCACCTCCAAAACCTTCAACGGCCAGGCGGATACGAACGATACGCTCGTTCCGGATTGTGATGATCCGGATGCGCCTGCTTGGAAAGAGCGCGCGGTCACTTCGCTGTCGCGCGACATTTCAGGTGACGGCGTTCTCGCGACGGAATTCGTCGAGACCTGGGACGATTGGTTCGCGAGCGGCCTGAGCAAAAACTGCAAGGTAACGACTGCGGGGCATACATGGACGGCGCCCTACGTGCTGTCCCAGTTCACCATGAGCGGTGCGCTCGGCGACAAAGTAAAAATCAGCGTCAGCATGCAATCCGATGGTCAGGTCACGCGGACCTAAACCATGGACGGCTCTGGAAACGTCAAGTTCGATTGGGGCGATGGCGAGCATTCATTCCGCCTCGCCATGAAGCAGTTGCGCGAATTGCAGGACAAGACCGGAATCGGTCCGGAAGCACTGTATGAGCGCATCAGGTCTGGATCGTGGCACATTGCCGATCTTCGTGAACCGATCCGTCTCGGCCTCATCGGTGGCGGCATGGATGAGGTCGCGGCATCGAAAATCATGCGGACATATTTCGATGATGGT is part of the Pirellulales bacterium genome and encodes:
- a CDS encoding phage tail tube protein, whose protein sequence is MGNGFLARRDDAPLPQMEPIKMAKPTTQKFGEFVIAIGDGASPEVFAAPCGLTSKTFNGQADTNDTLVPDCDDPDAPAWKERAVTSLSRDISGDGVLATEFVETWDDWFASGLSKNCKVTTAGHTWTAPYVLSQFTMSGALGDKVKISVSMQSDGQVTRT
- a CDS encoding gene transfer agent family protein — protein: MDGSGNVKFDWGDGEHSFRLAMKQLRELQDKTGIGPEALYERIRSGSWHIADLREPIRLGLIGGGMDEVAASKIMRTYFDDGPYLKHKPAAVTILLSALLGPPEDKVEQGKAERGREQSESPSPSISESLAPSA